In Homo sapiens chromosome 8, GRCh38.p14 Primary Assembly, the genomic window ttcaGTTTAGAACattgaggctctgagaggtcaaATGACATGCCCAGGGTCATACAACTACAGTGAGTGGGAGAGCTGCTCTGACCAAGCCCAGAATCCATGCTCTTCACCACCACACTCATGGCTCTGTCTGGAGCCATGAAACTGTGGCCTTTCCTGATGAAGGCTTTTGAGACTGGAGACCTCGTGAGGTCTCTGTCTGTCCTTCAAGAAGTCAGTGAATCCTGGAAGAGGCCAAGTGCTAGAGGAAGGGAAGGTCACAATGGCCGTTTCATCGGAAAATATGTAAGTGACAAACTCTCTGGAAAGTGGGATCCTtggaagaaaagcaaacactggTTGCATTTTACTTGAATGAATAATTGCCTCCTGGCCTTTCTGTTCTCCTTCAGCTTTGGGTATggctttaaaaatagattaaacatTTGCTCACCATGCTCATAATACCCCAAAGAGGCTGGGGCAAGGATAACAAAGGATGATCTTTGACCAGTCAAGGAAGCgatattttgttatggtaaaGGATTTGCTTAATGCCATCCAGAAACAGGTAGAGAGAAGGCCAGGTGGAAAGGTACAGGTACAGTGCGATTTGCATCGTAACCCCATGGCAGTGTAGTTCTGAAAAGaacgcacacacacagatgaaCAAGCCTATGAAGAAAACTCTCAACCAGTGCCTGAAAATCCAACCTGCTCCATCAAGTGACTCCCAGCATTCATTTTAAACTATATTCGAATGAGTAGAATGTTTATTTCAAAGCTAGTGCAAAGTAGATAAGAAAAGCATCCAAATGAATACTTTTCCCCTTCTCTGTCTTCTTAATCCTGAAATGCAAAAGGATCCCTCAGAGGTTTAATATTTTCTTGGCTTGGCAACATCTTGTTTGATGGTACTATACATTTCTTGATATGCTAGCTTGAAGCTTAAACTCTGAGTTTTATTCTCAGAAGGTCAATGGCAGttttgcaatgtgaaataatgaaCGTATTTGTTGactgttttgaaaaatagaaaagaaggagGGGCTCCAGCTTGACATGGAAGCACTTTGTTATCTGTCTGGTGTGGTCAGAGCCTGGAGGGGAGCAGAATGTCTCCCCCACTTCAAGTAGAGGAGTGGGATTTGGAACAGCGATTCTAGAAAGACTCGGAATCTGCCTGGATGGTCAGGGAGGAGCTGAAAATAATGGCTGGAGAAgtgaaggcaagaaaaaaatcttcactgGAACTGACCGAGTCCAAGCCATCACCACCCTTGCCTGGAACTCTAGAAGAGTCTCCCAGTTCTCCCCTTTGTCCACTCAGGCCCCCTCCAATCCCTTCTCTACAAGGCATCCAGATGGAACTTCTAAAAATGTGAATGTGTTTTACCTCATTCACCTTTCTTGAAAGCCTTCAATGAAGTTCTGTTCCTCTCAGGCTAATCCCAATTCTTTGACAAGGCCTAGAAAGCCCAGCCAGGCCAACCTCATCTCCACAGATATCCATCCCTCAAGAAGGTTCCAGGATTTTTCTAGGAGGGGCTCAGGGGTTGCGATGTGGGCGGAGGAGGTTGCTCCCGGTAGCCTGAGAAGGGGGCTGATGGAGATTGCATGAGGACTGATGCCCGCCCCTAGCCACCCCTCTGCACACTGCCCTTCTCCTCTTTGCTCTGTCTTGCAACTCCATTGTCCTGCTTTCCGCTGCCCAGGGCCATGGGCTGCACCTGTTTGTGCTTCAGGGCCTTCATGTGAGCTGCTCCCTTACCCAGGACCACTCCCCCTCCCTCAAGAGAGAACTCTGACTCCGGCTTCAGGAGGTGCAGGAGCTTCCTGCATCTCCCTCTAAGTCGGATCTTCCCTTACATGCTTTCTTagcacccaccccacccctccccctcctcttttattctccatccccaccttcctctctcctctcctgcccctcTGCTCAAGTCAGCTTCAGCCAACTTCACAGGGTTTGCTCCAACATTCCCTTAACCCTGGCACTCTCTCTGATTCTCTCTGGACCAgcggtgtccaatcttttggcttccctgggccacattggaaggagagttgtcttgggtcacacataaaGCACACTAACAcaaatgatagctgatgagctaaaaaaaatcgctaaaaaaaatctcatcatgttttaaagtttatgaatttgtgttgggccgcattcaaagctgtcTTGGGCTGTATGCGTGTTGGGCAAGCTTGCTCTAGACTGGTTTAGGGCATCCCGCCTGTGCTCTTAGAGCACCCCTCTCTTCAGCGTCTGAATTGCAACTGAGGGTTATGTGTAAATTGCTGGGTCTCCAGGCCCTTCACAATGGTTGATGTTCAACATAACTCTCATAGATGAGCAAAGTACATCTCGTGGATGCTTCTGATTGTCTGTAAAGGCAGGCTCAATATTCACGTTCTGCAGAGATTACCAGGAACTTGCATAAAGCTGGAAAACACTTAATATTCTGAAATGTGGCCTTTattgagcatacttctcagacaGCTTGTTAGTGAAATTAATGTCTGCCGATCATTAAAAGTAGGGGTTTCCCAACCTGGCTGCAACTTAGAGTCTCCTGGGGACTTTTGTAAACCATACATTTTAGGATCTCACACAAAGATATTTTGATTCAGTGATGTGAGGTCAGGTTCCAGGGGATTTGGTCACAGAGGTGTGGACCAAGGCTTGGGAATCTTCTTTTAAGGCCTTACTGACTTGAGTTAGAAGCACCTGCCAAATTCCTATGGGACTTCACTATCTGACTTTCAATATGCTGTATAATAACTTGaatttttagatatatatttttctcatcaaaTGAAGATAAACTCTGTGCATAGGGATGGTATTTGATATCCTTTgttatgtattatttttgcacaaaaaaattcataaattgaaaaatatcttgCTGAAaatccttcttccctccctcccttcctctcttccttccttgcaaataacaagtgttggtatgtgtgtacatgggtgcacatgtgtgtgcatgtatgcatgtacGTATTTGTGTTCGtgcatatgtataaatgtgtgcatgcatgtgtagatatatgtaaatgtgtgtatgcatgcatgaattgtatatgtgtatgcatgtgcacacGTATGCATGTTGGCATctgcatatatgtgtgcatatgtgtatgcatgtatgcatgaatatacatttctgcatatatgtgtgcacgcatgtatgcatatgtgtgtttgtgtatatgtgtgcatatatatatttatgtgcatatatgtgttttttggtgtgtatgtatacatgtgcatgtgtgtgcaagcAGGTGTGGGTGTGTCCAAGCACACATACTCATGCAGTTACGTGATGGGAAGAACCGGCCATTTACCTGGATAAGGCGCACAGGGTTCTGCATGATGTCCTCTCCTCCAAAGAGATAGAGTCTTTGGTCTTTCACAGCGACTGCGGGGTGGAGCACCCCCACGGGCATGCTGGCCATACTCTCCCAGACATTGCAGATGCTGTCATACCTTTCCATGGAGCCCATGAGCTCCTGCCCTTCTCCAATCCCCCCGATGGAGAAGATGAAGTTCTTATGGGCAGTGCTTCTGTGGGAGTAGCGGGCCACCAGCATGGGCTCCCCCAGCCTCCACTGATTGAGTTTCAGGGAGAAGATGTAGACATTGTGACTGACCAGACTCCTCCCTGAGCTGACAGCCATGCCCCCCAGCACATAGATGCTGCGGTGCAAGGTGATGGCAGAGGCCTTGTACAGCCGTGTCGGGAGTTTGGCAAGGCTCTGCCATTGGCCGGTCTGTTTGCTGTACAGTAGGACGTCCCTGGTGGTCTGCTGGCTGTCCTTCCTTCCGCCCAAGAGGATGAGGAAATCTTGGTAAGAGTTTCTTGGAGGGACATGCAACAGGAGTTTGCAGTCTGGGACGGTGGTGCCACACAAAGAGAACATCTGTCTCTTGGCGGTCTCCAAGATGATCTGGCATGCAGGCGAGGACTGCAGGAGGGCATCGTTGGCGATGAAGTGGTGAAAGAAGGCTGGGTGGATGTACTGCAGCCTGACCTGCTTGAACAGTTCCTGCATGTATCGCTTCCGGGCCTGGAGGTCATGCTTGATCCAAACCATGAGGGCCTCAAACaccttttcctcctccccacaGAGCCCATCATCTCCGAGATAGTCCCTCAACTCCAAGGCACAGAGCTCCTTCAGGTCGGCCGATGCGGCCACCTCTGGGAAGGACGTCAGTGCCACCTCCCTGGCTTTCTTCTTGAGGGTCTCGCAGCTTAAGATTTCTGAGAGTCTGATCATACCCAGGCAGTTGCTGGGGGCCAACTGGCTCTGCAAGTACGAGGAGCAGGCCTCAAACAGCTTGGGGAACTGTAGCATGGAGGCGGCCTCCATCACGGGGAGGACATTGTCAGTGGCAATATGTGCCTCCCCCGTATACACGTAGGAGACGATCTGGTCCAGGGTTGGGGGGTCAATGCCTTTCAGCTGCACTTTGGCTTCACTCTTCTCCCGGAAGCTGCTGCAGAACATAGCCCTGAAGTAGGGGCTGCTGGAGGCCAGCACGTTGCGGTGGCAGGGGATCTCCCGGGCACCGGCACAGATGCTCACATCAGTCAGGATCCTGCTTTGCCTTAAGCTGTTGAGCTGCCTCAACAAGTCAGAAGAGAAGTCGTGGTCTTTGAAGAGCAGCCCATCTAGTGACTCCTCGTCCATCCTACAAAGAGGGAAGGAAGCCCCCAGAGTCAGCAAGAGTCAAACCTTTCTCAGCTGCATGTGCTGGAGGGTTCAGCTGTGGGGACTCCAAGACCAGTGCTCCTATTCCATTCCCCATGATGTTTGCGGATGTCACCATGGATATTGTGTAGGGAAGATTGGAAAGGAAGGCCACATACATCTCAGACCTGAGCCCTTTTGGGTTATGgttattttcaaaagtaatagGCAAATAGTATCTTCAGCTAATCTGAGagaaacaaccaaacaaacaaactaaagtTGTTGGAAGTTACTCTGTTATCAGAAGCTGAAATGTTAGTCTGAAGCAAGATAACAGTCCATGGATTTGACCAGCAGAAGTTCATGAGCCTTTTTCCAGATCGATGGCATATCTGTTATTGAGTAACAGATGTCTAAACCTCTCTTTCTGGGTGTCAATCATTCCCCAAGGATGATATTCTGGAGGTGTGGCCCTCTGGTCACTGGACAGAAATGAGGGAAGAAAATGGACCTTTgatgcatatatttaaatatgactTCATTGAGTCTTGTTTTaaagatagaataaataaaaggaaagaccAAACAATCCCCTGGTTTATTGGATGACACCTGGTTTTCTACTTGCAGAAGAAATAAGTATGAGGGACACTTACCTTGTTTTGCTGCGGTGACATCCACTGGTGCCTGGTCTGACTTATCCCCCCGGAGAGTTTCTACCTCTAGCTCCAAGGGAAACCATAAACCCCAGGCCTTTCTTTCAGTTGGCAAATGATTTGTCCTGGGAGATTTCTGGATTTGTTTATGCTGAAGGCACTTTCATAGTTTTCTAGAGCTTTGTGCAAGGACTGCTGGGCAGGGAGACAGTGTATACATTCCAGGGCTAAGAATAGTTGCATATGTACTTTCCACTGTTATGACATGTGACTTTCCAGTTGCCTTTTGCAGCAACCCGAGGGCCTGCAGGGCCGGCGCATGCCCACATGCCTCGTTTCCTTGGCAAGTGTTTACATCGGCAAAAATAGATCGGGAGGAGCGGCTTCTCTTAGAGAAGACTTTGCTGTCTGCTTGGAACCATCCCGAGTCCCCTGTCCTAAAAGTGCTTGGGAATTCTAGCCGTCTGTAAACAGGTTGCTGTGACCTGTGGAGAGTCACTGAAGATGGTTCTGGGCCAcagtggaggtggcaggtggTCACAAGGGAAGCCGGAACATGAGCCTGTGGGTGCTATTCAATGGATCTCTATTTCCCACCATCTGCCTGGCGGGATCGCTGGGGAGAGCTGTGATTTCCTCCTCCAGGATCCTAGGTGATGAAATCCATGACaaaagttgttgttttttgttgttgttgttgttgagcatCCCAGGGTTTCCAGACTCCTGAAGGCCCAAACCTTTGTCAGGTCTCCTTACTCAGGAACCTCTGATTGACAGTGGTAAGGCCGAGCTCCTCCTGTCGCGTCTGCCTCTCCCAGACACGTGCTGATTGCTCTTCAGCTGGCTTTTTATAGTTCAGACTTCCTTTTCTGTCTTACTTTTCCATTTTGTCTTGTCTGGCAGCTTGAGCTAGAGGCAGGAGGCAAGGCATATTGCtttagggagagagagaaagaagatgaaggaggatgaggaggaagaagaagcagggacagagggagggagagagacgagaggaggaagaagaggaggaggaataggaggaggaggaaaagaagcagGAGGTAGAGAATCGGGGGAGGAATGATGATAGTGATGTGGTAGGAGGCAGCTTTCAATAACAATCAGAATCacgagagagagtgagggggacCTCAGGTCTGTTCTGCCCCTGCCTTCAGGGAGGTCCATGATTGTCTTAGCCACAAAAGGCAGGGAAGCCTGACTTTGTCTCCTACTCAACGTCTTGCTCAACTAGTGCAATGGTcttccatgcatttttttttctttgctcctaGTACTTCTCTCTCCAATACATCCACCCTGTCTTCTCTGGAGCAGCCCCTGGGAAGGCAACTCAGAATTTGCCAGTCCCCAGCATCAGgcccttcagtggctccccatgTCTGCAGGACTCCTTAGCCAGAATCGGACTGGTGTCCTGTCTGCTTCTGGAACCATGTCTACTGCCACTCATGTGTGGTAATCTAGCTCCATGAGACACTTACAGATCCTTGTATGCATCTGGTCACTGTTGGGGAAGCTGGGCTGGCCTGGCCTTTGGGACACCACAGGGCAGGGTGGAAGGAAGAGGGTTTCTCATTCACAGTTGCCGATCGTAGAGTGGATTATGCCCAAAAGAGTCCAGAAGGTCAAGGCCAGGGAAATGGATCCAAAACATGTTACTGGGGCCATGGGCCTGGAGGCCAGAATTAGGAGCAGGAGGCCTAAGCTAAGGGGGTCAGAGACCCATGGAGGCACAAGCAGGGAGCAGGTGAGAGGAGCTGTTCCTCCATATGTCCGAGTTGGTGAGCTGTGCTGGTGACATAATAAGTGAGTAGCCACATTCCTGAAAGAGCCCAGGGATCCTCTGATTCGTACTCTATCCCTTTCTATGAGCTCTTCCCCTCTGCTCACTCTATCATTTTCACTGTTTCTGTTCGTCTTCCAAAACTTGGTTTATGTATCACTTCTCTGCAAGTCTTTTTACCCCTCTCTAAGACACTTAACTTCACACTCCTCTGTGCAGTTTCCATTCTTCTACATGCCTCTAATGGCATGCCTCATACCTCACTGAGATTATGTTTACTTCCCTGTGTCTCTCTTATTAGAGTGGAAGTCTCTGGGCAGCAGGAATCTTGACTTCATTGTAGCTCTACTCcta contains:
- the KLHL38 gene encoding kelch-like protein 38 isoform X1 — its product is MDEESLDGLLFKDHDFSSDLLRQLNSLRQSRILTDVSICAGAREIPCHRNVLASSSPYFRAMFCSSFREKSEAKVQLKGIDPPTLDQIVSYVYTGEAHIATDNVLPVMEAASMLQFPKLFEACSSYLQSQLAPSNCLGMIRLSEILSCETLKKKAREVALTSFPEVAASADLKELCALELRDYLGDDGLCGEEEKVFEALMVWIKHDLQARKRYMQELFKQVRLQYIHPAFFHHFIANDALLQSSPACQIILETAKRQMFSLCGTTVPDCKLLLHVPPRNSYQDFLILLGGRKDSQQTTRDVLLYSKQTGQWQSLAKLPTRLYKASAITLHRSIYVLGGMAVSSGRSLVSHNVYIFSLKLNQWRLGEPMLVARYSHRSTAHKNFIFSIGGIGEGQELMGSMERYDSICNVWESMASMPVGVLHPAVAVKDQRLYLFGGEDIMQNPVRLIQVYHISRNSWFKMETRMIKNVCAPAVVLGERIVIVGGYTRRILAYDPQSNKFVKCADMKDRRMHHGATVMGNKLYVTGGRRLTTDCNIEDSASFDCYDPETDTWTSQGQLPHKLFDHACLTLQCIPRTSGLP